A region of Candidatus Wallbacteria bacterium DNA encodes the following proteins:
- a CDS encoding HU family DNA-binding protein has product MNKTELIDAIAKRSSLTKKESQNALDAFTDVITNALKKGDKVAITGFGSWEVRARAARTARNPQTKQPVQIPSCKVPKFRPGKNLKDNVR; this is encoded by the coding sequence ATGAACAAGACCGAACTGATTGATGCCATCGCCAAGAGGAGCAGCCTGACAAAGAAAGAAAGCCAGAATGCATTGGATGCTTTCACTGATGTGATCACCAATGCCCTGAAAAAAGGCGACAAAGTTGCCATCACTGGTTTCGGCAGCTGGGAAGTAAGAGCCAGAGCCGCCCGCACGGCCCGCAATCCGCAGACCAAACAGCCGGTGCAGATTCCCTCATGCAAAGTTCCTAAATTCCGCCCTGGAAAGAATCTGAAAGACAACGTTAGATAA
- a CDS encoding isoprenylcysteine carboxylmethyltransferase family protein, translating into MLGNEFVREGNWLFRWRSFFPLILILLVVASMQSFSYPAGEHRFDICWKIFCICISFVGIAVRMITGGYAPQGTSGRNTKGQLAETLNTKGLYSIMRNPLYLGNYFVGLGVFLYLRNWWAPLIYTLSFILFYERIIFAEEHFLADKFGTEYQSWVEKTPAFFPRHLCFEKPELPFSWKTALRREYQTIYGLLMIFCLLEFCTDFYIYRHFQIDMTWLLIITISTVCYAATWILHKKVRFFDVEGR; encoded by the coding sequence ATGCTGGGGAATGAATTTGTCAGAGAAGGAAACTGGCTTTTCCGCTGGCGCAGTTTTTTTCCGCTGATCCTGATTCTCTTAGTGGTTGCTTCTATGCAGAGTTTTTCCTATCCTGCCGGAGAACATCGCTTCGACATCTGCTGGAAAATCTTCTGCATCTGCATCTCCTTTGTCGGCATTGCGGTCAGGATGATCACTGGAGGATATGCGCCCCAAGGCACTTCCGGGAGGAATACTAAGGGACAGCTTGCTGAGACTTTAAATACCAAGGGTCTGTATTCCATCATGCGGAACCCGCTCTATCTGGGTAATTACTTCGTGGGTCTGGGGGTGTTCCTGTATTTAAGAAACTGGTGGGCTCCCCTCATCTATACTCTTTCCTTCATCCTGTTCTACGAGCGGATCATCTTTGCAGAAGAGCACTTTCTCGCCGACAAATTCGGAACTGAATATCAGTCATGGGTGGAAAAGACTCCGGCATTTTTCCCCAGGCATCTGTGCTTCGAAAAACCGGAACTGCCTTTTTCCTGGAAAACAGCCTTGAGACGTGAGTATCAGACCATTTATGGACTGCTGATGATTTTCTGTCTTCTGGAGTTTTGTACGGATTTTTACATTTACAGACATTTTCAGATCGACATGACTTGGCTTTTGATAATCACGATTTC